The proteins below are encoded in one region of Phyllopteryx taeniolatus isolate TA_2022b chromosome 11, UOR_Ptae_1.2, whole genome shotgun sequence:
- the supt3h gene encoding transcription initiation protein SPT3 homolog has protein sequence MAGPAVAGCRERPPASRTTFVPEIQGMMFALGDAHRPSPETAALVEDIVHTQLITMLHQASEGATLRGSRVIAVDDILFLMRRDKRKVSRLLKYLQFRDYKSKLLKSLEDDDAQQEQGAGPSGAVAGGAQRRQRLAQDYLLWLDHTGELLSLAERQEMDPVKRERLERMERHSRAMDQTQYAEFCESRQLSFAKQASKFRDWLDCSSLELKPNGVAMEILSYLAYETVAQIVDLSLLVKQEVVAKTDAVAHVVSASHIHYNTRAEVKKESDSPEATPPSTPGSSKPLLQGNGSLDGGRARQRKRKKSCPATVEPSSGAIQICHIREAIRRYNYRHTSAYRRSGMSYLAC, from the exons ATGGCTGGACCAGCCGTCGCCGGCTGCCGAGAACGTCCTCCTGCGTCCAGGACCACCTTCGTACCCGAGATTCAGGGCATGAT GTTTGCCCTGGGAGACGCTCATAGGCCATCGCCTGAGACGGCAGCCCTGGTGGAGGACATTGTGCACACGCAGCTTATCACCATG CTCCATCAGGCCAGCGAGGGCGCCACACTTCGTGGTTCAAGGGTCATCGCCGTGGACGACATCCTGTTCTTGATGCGCAGAGACAAG CGGAAGGTGTCGAGGCTGCTGAAGTACCTCCAGTTCCGAGATTACAAGTCGAAGCTTCTGAAGAGTCTGGAGGACGACGACGCGCAGCAGGAACAAG GGGCGGGGCCGTCGGGCGCGGTCGCCGGGGGCGCCCAGCGGCGTCAGCGCCTGGCCCAGGATTACCTGCTGTGGTTGGACCACACGGGCGAGCTCCTGTCACTGGCCGAGCGGCAGGAGATGGACCCCGTCAAGCGAGAGAGGCTGGAG CGTATGGAGCGCCACAGCAGAGCCATGGACCAGACGCAGTACGCCGAATTCTGTGAGAGTCGACAGCTCAGCTTTG CCAAGCAAGCGTCCAAGTTCCGCGACTGGCTGGACTGCAGCAGCCTGGAGCTCAAGCCCAACGGCGTCGCCATGGAGATCTTGTCCTACCTGGCCTACGAGACCGTCGCCCAG ATCGTGGACTTGTCCCTGCTGGTGAAGCAGGAAGTGGTGGCAAAGACGGACGCCGTCGCGCACGTCGTCTCGGCCAGCCACATCCACTACAACACGCGCGCTGAG GTCAAGAAGGAATCGGATTCCCCCGAGGCCACGCCTCCCTCCACTCCTGGCTCCTCCAAGCCCCTCCTCCAAGGCAACGGAAGCTTGGACGGCGGGCGCGCGCGGCAGAGGAAACGCAAgaag AGCTGTCCTGCCACCGTGGAACCTTCCAGCGGAGCCATCCAGATTTGTCACATCCGAGAGGCCATCAGAAGATACAACTACAGACACACc AGCGCCTACAGGAGGAGCGGGATGTCATACCTGGCCTGCTGA
- the LOC133485524 gene encoding runt-related transcription factor 3-like isoform X2 has protein sequence MERLTPRLGVRFWGLLGRGRLRPPTTREAGMASNSLFSATGPTLQMQTDVATKCRPAPPPSHLHLDEVEACYRLERAAAPPRGLVPTDSPNFLCSSLPHHWRSNKTLPRPFTVVSLGDDVPDGAVVTLMAGNDDNSSAELRNATATMTRGHAHFNDLRFVGRSGRGKSFTLSINVLTTPPQVATLHRAIKVTVDGPRMPRRQRQKEVESALFRSFGCRVGSSDCRWSSLSSSLWPGEPSPSGQMVARTSPFPAPPRMHRRLPATLLGPAATPSLSHAGPFYYGPNRADGGAAAAGSGAYIEGACFTLRGEEPVWRPY, from the exons ATGGAGAGGTTGACGCCGAGGCTCGGCGTTCGGTTTTGGGGTTTACTCGGTCGCGGGCGTCTCCGACCACCGACGACACGCGAG GCTGGCATGGCTTCAAACAGTCTCTTTAGTGCCACTGGCCCCACACTGCAAAtgcaaacag ACGTCGCGACGAAGTGTCGACCTGCTCCGCCGCCATCCCACCTCCACCTGGACGAAGTGGAGGCGTGCTACCGCCTGGAGCGCGCCGCAGCGCCCCCCAGAGGCCTGGTGCCCACGGACAGCCCCAACTTCCTGTGCAGCAGTCTGCCGCATCACTGGAGGAGCAACAAGACCTTGCCGCGACCTTTCACT GTCGTTTCCCTGGGCGACGACGTCCCGGACGGCGCGGTGGTGACGCTGATGGCGGGAAACGACGACAACAGTAGCGCCGAGCTACGCAACGCCACGGCAACCATGACGCGGGGTCACGCGCACTTCAACGACCTCCGCTTCGTAGGCCGCAGCGGCAGAG gaaAGAGCTTCACCCTGTCCATCAATGTGCTGACCACGCCCCCGCAGGTGGCCACGCTGCACAGGGCCATCAAGGTGACGGTGGACGGCCCTCGGATGCCCAGAC GACAGCGTCAGAAAGAAGTGGAGTCAGCGCTTTTCAGGTCCTTCGGCTGCCGTGTGGGATCTTCAG ACTGCAGGTGGTCGTcgttgtcgtcgtcgttgtGGCCCGGCGAGCCGTCGCCGTCGGGTCAGATGGTCGCCCGGACGTCGCCCTTCCCCGCGCCTCCCAGAATGCACCGCCGCCTTCCCGCCACCCTCCTCGGCCCCGCGGCGACCCCTTCGCTCAGCCACGCCGGTCCCTTCTACTACGGGCCCAACCGAGCCGACGGcggcgcggcggcggcggggtcgGGCGCTTACATCGAAGGGGCGTGTTTCACCCTGAGAGGGGAGGAGCCCGTGTGGAGGCCTTATTGA
- the LOC133485524 gene encoding runt-related transcription factor 3-like isoform X1: MERLTPRLGVRFWGLLGRGRLRPPTTREAGMASNSLFSATGPTLQMQTADVATKCRPAPPPSHLHLDEVEACYRLERAAAPPRGLVPTDSPNFLCSSLPHHWRSNKTLPRPFTVVSLGDDVPDGAVVTLMAGNDDNSSAELRNATATMTRGHAHFNDLRFVGRSGRGKSFTLSINVLTTPPQVATLHRAIKVTVDGPRMPRRQRQKEVESALFRSFGCRVGSSDCRWSSLSSSLWPGEPSPSGQMVARTSPFPAPPRMHRRLPATLLGPAATPSLSHAGPFYYGPNRADGGAAAAGSGAYIEGACFTLRGEEPVWRPY; the protein is encoded by the exons ATGGAGAGGTTGACGCCGAGGCTCGGCGTTCGGTTTTGGGGTTTACTCGGTCGCGGGCGTCTCCGACCACCGACGACACGCGAG GCTGGCATGGCTTCAAACAGTCTCTTTAGTGCCACTGGCCCCACACTGCAAAtgcaaacag CAGACGTCGCGACGAAGTGTCGACCTGCTCCGCCGCCATCCCACCTCCACCTGGACGAAGTGGAGGCGTGCTACCGCCTGGAGCGCGCCGCAGCGCCCCCCAGAGGCCTGGTGCCCACGGACAGCCCCAACTTCCTGTGCAGCAGTCTGCCGCATCACTGGAGGAGCAACAAGACCTTGCCGCGACCTTTCACT GTCGTTTCCCTGGGCGACGACGTCCCGGACGGCGCGGTGGTGACGCTGATGGCGGGAAACGACGACAACAGTAGCGCCGAGCTACGCAACGCCACGGCAACCATGACGCGGGGTCACGCGCACTTCAACGACCTCCGCTTCGTAGGCCGCAGCGGCAGAG gaaAGAGCTTCACCCTGTCCATCAATGTGCTGACCACGCCCCCGCAGGTGGCCACGCTGCACAGGGCCATCAAGGTGACGGTGGACGGCCCTCGGATGCCCAGAC GACAGCGTCAGAAAGAAGTGGAGTCAGCGCTTTTCAGGTCCTTCGGCTGCCGTGTGGGATCTTCAG ACTGCAGGTGGTCGTcgttgtcgtcgtcgttgtGGCCCGGCGAGCCGTCGCCGTCGGGTCAGATGGTCGCCCGGACGTCGCCCTTCCCCGCGCCTCCCAGAATGCACCGCCGCCTTCCCGCCACCCTCCTCGGCCCCGCGGCGACCCCTTCGCTCAGCCACGCCGGTCCCTTCTACTACGGGCCCAACCGAGCCGACGGcggcgcggcggcggcggggtcgGGCGCTTACATCGAAGGGGCGTGTTTCACCCTGAGAGGGGAGGAGCCCGTGTGGAGGCCTTATTGA
- the LOC133485529 gene encoding gap junction alpha-5 protein-like, whose product MADWSLLGNFLEEVQEHSTSIGKVWLTILFIFRILVLGTAAESSWGDEQEDFNCDTEQPGCENVCYDRAFPIAHIRYWVLQIVFVSTPSLVYMGHAMHTVRREEKRRNREEDQRAEDDNDDPGGGDEESVKAKKAGPSAGRVRLKGALLQTYVLSILIRSIMEVVFLCLQYFLYGIFLHPLYVCKAWPCPHPVNCYVSRPTEKNVFIVFMLAVSGVSLLLSVLELHHLAWRHCCRRLLASRKAAGATDSPESKQVPPPPPPPPTPPPDFSQCVIGSSHFLALPFPNHRLAHQQNSVNMAAEQHKMAAGTRGDEGPPEMTCYSAGWRDAAGCLQIRNGGSERLLLCADKRRLSKTSGASGRTRADDLAI is encoded by the exons ATGGCAGACTGGAGTCTGCTGGGAAACTTCCTGGAGGAAGTGCAGGAGCACTCCACCTCCATCGGCAAG GTGTGGTTGACCATCCTGTTCATCTTCCGCATCCTGGTGCTCGGGACGGCGGCCGAGTCGTCGTGGGGCGACGAGCAGGAAGACTTCAACTGCGACACGGAACAGCCAGGCTGCGAGAACGTTTGCTACGACAGAGCCTTCCCCATCGCGCACATACGATACTGG GTGCTCCAGATCGTGTTCGTGTCCACGCCGAGCCTGGTGTACATGGGCCACGCCATGCACACGGTACGCagggaggagaagcggcgcaACCGAGAGGAGGACCAAAGGGCCGAGGACGACAACGACGACCCGGGAGGGGGCGACGAGGAATCGGTAAAGGCCAAGAAGGCGGGGCCGTCGGCCGGCAGGGTGCGCCTGAAGGGGGCGCTGCTGCAGACCTACGTGCTCAGCATCCTCATCAGGAGCATCATGGAG GTGGTGTTCCTGTGCCTGCAGTACTTCCTGTATGGAATATTTCTCCATCCTCTTTATGTttgcaag GCGTGGCCGTGTCCACACCCGGTCAACTGTTACGTGTCGCGGCCCACGGAGAAGAACGTCTTCATCGTGTTCATGTTGGCCGTGTCGGGCGTGTCGCTGTTGCTCAGCGTGCTGGAGCTGCACCACCTGGCCTGGAGACACTGCTgcag ACGCCTTTTGGCGTCAAGGAAGGCCGCCGGCGCTACGGATTCGCCTGAGTCCAAACAAGTAccccccccgccgccgccgccgcccacaCCGCCGCCCGACTTCAGCCAGTGCGTGATCGGCTCGTCGCACTTCCTGGCGCTGCCCTTCCCCAACCACCGCTTGGCCCACCAGCAGAACTCGGTCAACATGGCGGCCGAGCAGCACAAGATGGCGGCCGGCACGCGCGGCGACGAGGGCCCGCCGGAGATGACCTGCTACTCGGCCGGCTGGCGCGACGCCGCCGGCTGCCTGCAGATCCGCAACGGCGGCTCCGAGCGCCTGCTCTTATGCGCCGACAAGCGGCGACTCAGCAAAACCAGCGGCGCGAGCGGCCGCACGCGAGCAGACGACCTCGCCATCTGA
- the setd4 gene encoding SET domain-containing protein 4 isoform X2: MTLSLSPGEVMNGRGRASRKRKKKRDGVAQSVPLSHQPEYAELLRFLHRRGFASTLLQPALFSDTGRGLQAVRSVKPNQLLISLPESCLLTTSTVLDSYLGHYIKSWKRRPSPLLALCVFLVCERHRGPDAEWWPYIRVLPASYTCPAYFAHAAAALLPVGLRRRALEQGDAVREMHLSNRDFFRTLQTVLRQPVEDVLTFDALRWAWCSVNTRSVFMCQPSNEFLRGPNDYALAPFLDLLNHRPDVQVKAGFNHETQSYEIRSAGGTPRFQQVFINYGSHDNQRLLLEYGFVAPGNPHSVVYVDAEMLREVVKGDTTSLEQKMKFLADNNFLNNLSVCDEGPSWRLMTVLRLMSLPQTLFPRWKAVLRGQAVGEVAERRSVRTAAALCRRLLRDTLTALEKVNDHVWHLHRSPAFSNRGSPRSGSSCGWSSHCGWRRNASWGNAFTHWEALKLRPAKRT; encoded by the exons ATGACACTTTCATTGAG TCCAGGCGAGGTCATGAATGGTCGAGGGCGAGCGTCAAGAAAGCGGAAGAAGAAACGTGACGGTGTGGCCCAGTCAG TCCCTCTGAGCCACCAGCCTGAGTACGCGGAGCTGCTCAGGTTTCTCCACCGGCGAGGATTCGCGTCAACGTTGCTGCAACCGGCCCTCTTCTCTG ACACAGGCCGAGGTCTGCAGGCTGTCAGGAGTGTAAAA CCCAACCAACTGTTGATTTCTCTGCCCGAGTCTTGTCTGCTGACAACCTCCACCGTGCTGGACAGCTACCTCGGACACTATATCAAGAG CTGGAAGCGGCGTCCGTCGCCTCTGTTGGCTCTCTGCGTCTTCCTGGTGTGCGAGCGGCACAGAGGCCCGGACGCCGAATGGTGGCCGTACATCCGCGTCCTTCCCGCCTCCTACACGTGTCCCGCCTATTTCGCCCACGCCGCCGCCGCGCTCCTGCCCGTCGGACTGCGGCGGCGAGCTCTGGAGCAGGGGGACGCCGTGCGGGAAATGCACTTGTCCAACCGGGACTTTTTTAG GACTTTGCAGACAGTCCTTAGGCAGCCTGTGGAGGACGTGTTGACCTTTGACGCACTAAG gTGGGCGTGGTGCAGCGTCAACACCCGCTCCGTCTTCATGTGTCAACCGTCCAACGAATTTTTGCGCGGGCCAAATGATTACGCGCTGGCTCCCTTTTTGGATTTGCTCAACCACCGGCCTGACGTGCAG GTTAAAGCTGGTTTCAACCACGAGACCCAAAGTTACGAGATCAGGAGCGCGGGCGGGACGCCGCGCTTCCAGCAGGTCTTCATCAACTACGGTTCCCATGACAACCAGCGCCTGCTGCTGGAGTACGGCTTCGTCGCCCCCGGCAACCCGCACAGCGTGGTCTACGTGGATGCGG AAATGCTGCGCGAGGTTGTGAAGGGAGACACAACAAGTCTGGAGCAGAAGATGAAGTTCCTCGCAGACAACAACTTTCTCAA CAACCTGAGCGTGTGCGATGAAGGTCCCAGCTGGAGGCTGATGACCGTCCTCAGACTGATGTCACTGCCTCAAACTCTCTT TCCCCGGTGGAAGGCGGTGTTGCGCGGCCAGGCGGTGGGCGAGGTGGCCGAGCGCCGGAGCGTCCGGACGGCGGCGGCGTTGTGCCGACGACTCCTGCGAGACACGCTCACGGCTCTCGAGAAGGTTAATGACCACGTTTGGCATTTGCACAG ATCTCCAGCCTTCTCCAACAGGGGGAGCCCTCGCTCAGGGAGCAGCTGCGGGTGGTCGAGTCACTGCGGGTGGAGGAGAAATGCATCCTGGGGAAATGCCTTCACTCACTGGGAGGCTCTCAAGCTGAGGCCTGCCAAACGGACGTAA
- the setd4 gene encoding SET domain-containing protein 4 isoform X3, producing MTSHTLELISPGEVMNGRGRASRKRKKKRDGVAQSVPLSHQPEYAELLRFLHRRGFASTLLQPALFSDTGRGLQAVRSVKPNQLLISLPESCLLTTSTVLDSYLGHYIKSWKRRPSPLLALCVFLVCERHRGPDAEWWPYIRVLPASYTCPAYFAHAAAALLPVGLRRRALEQGDAVREMHLSNRDFFRTLQTVLRQPVEDVLTFDALRWAWCSVNTRSVFMCQPSNEFLRGPNDYALAPFLDLLNHRPDVQVKAGFNHETQSYEIRSAGGTPRFQQVFINYGSHDNQRLLLEYGFVAPGNPHSVVYVDAEMLREVVKGDTTSLEQKMKFLADNNFLNNLSVCDEGPSWRLMTVLRLMSLPQTLFPRWKAVLRGQAVGEVAERRSVRTAAALCRRLLRDTLTALEKISSLLQQGEPSLREQLRVVESLRVEEKCILGKCLHSLGGSQAEACQTDVNDAS from the exons ATGACGTCACACACGTTGGAGCTAATCAG TCCAGGCGAGGTCATGAATGGTCGAGGGCGAGCGTCAAGAAAGCGGAAGAAGAAACGTGACGGTGTGGCCCAGTCAG TCCCTCTGAGCCACCAGCCTGAGTACGCGGAGCTGCTCAGGTTTCTCCACCGGCGAGGATTCGCGTCAACGTTGCTGCAACCGGCCCTCTTCTCTG ACACAGGCCGAGGTCTGCAGGCTGTCAGGAGTGTAAAA CCCAACCAACTGTTGATTTCTCTGCCCGAGTCTTGTCTGCTGACAACCTCCACCGTGCTGGACAGCTACCTCGGACACTATATCAAGAG CTGGAAGCGGCGTCCGTCGCCTCTGTTGGCTCTCTGCGTCTTCCTGGTGTGCGAGCGGCACAGAGGCCCGGACGCCGAATGGTGGCCGTACATCCGCGTCCTTCCCGCCTCCTACACGTGTCCCGCCTATTTCGCCCACGCCGCCGCCGCGCTCCTGCCCGTCGGACTGCGGCGGCGAGCTCTGGAGCAGGGGGACGCCGTGCGGGAAATGCACTTGTCCAACCGGGACTTTTTTAG GACTTTGCAGACAGTCCTTAGGCAGCCTGTGGAGGACGTGTTGACCTTTGACGCACTAAG gTGGGCGTGGTGCAGCGTCAACACCCGCTCCGTCTTCATGTGTCAACCGTCCAACGAATTTTTGCGCGGGCCAAATGATTACGCGCTGGCTCCCTTTTTGGATTTGCTCAACCACCGGCCTGACGTGCAG GTTAAAGCTGGTTTCAACCACGAGACCCAAAGTTACGAGATCAGGAGCGCGGGCGGGACGCCGCGCTTCCAGCAGGTCTTCATCAACTACGGTTCCCATGACAACCAGCGCCTGCTGCTGGAGTACGGCTTCGTCGCCCCCGGCAACCCGCACAGCGTGGTCTACGTGGATGCGG AAATGCTGCGCGAGGTTGTGAAGGGAGACACAACAAGTCTGGAGCAGAAGATGAAGTTCCTCGCAGACAACAACTTTCTCAA CAACCTGAGCGTGTGCGATGAAGGTCCCAGCTGGAGGCTGATGACCGTCCTCAGACTGATGTCACTGCCTCAAACTCTCTT TCCCCGGTGGAAGGCGGTGTTGCGCGGCCAGGCGGTGGGCGAGGTGGCCGAGCGCCGGAGCGTCCGGACGGCGGCGGCGTTGTGCCGACGACTCCTGCGAGACACGCTCACGGCTCTCGAGAAG ATCTCCAGCCTTCTCCAACAGGGGGAGCCCTCGCTCAGGGAGCAGCTGCGGGTGGTCGAGTCACTGCGGGTGGAGGAGAAATGCATCCTGGGGAAATGCCTTCACTCACTGGGAGGCTCTCAAGCTGAGGCCTGCCAAACGGACGTAAACGATGCGAGCTGA
- the setd4 gene encoding SET domain-containing protein 4 isoform X1 has protein sequence MTSHTLELISPGEVMNGRGRASRKRKKKRDGVAQSVPLSHQPEYAELLRFLHRRGFASTLLQPALFSDTGRGLQAVRSVKPNQLLISLPESCLLTTSTVLDSYLGHYIKSWKRRPSPLLALCVFLVCERHRGPDAEWWPYIRVLPASYTCPAYFAHAAAALLPVGLRRRALEQGDAVREMHLSNRDFFRTLQTVLRQPVEDVLTFDALRWAWCSVNTRSVFMCQPSNEFLRGPNDYALAPFLDLLNHRPDVQVKAGFNHETQSYEIRSAGGTPRFQQVFINYGSHDNQRLLLEYGFVAPGNPHSVVYVDAEMLREVVKGDTTSLEQKMKFLADNNFLNNLSVCDEGPSWRLMTVLRLMSLPQTLFPRWKAVLRGQAVGEVAERRSVRTAAALCRRLLRDTLTALEKVNDHVWHLHRSPAFSNRGSPRSGSSCGWSSHCGWRRNASWGNAFTHWEALKLRPAKRT, from the exons ATGACGTCACACACGTTGGAGCTAATCAG TCCAGGCGAGGTCATGAATGGTCGAGGGCGAGCGTCAAGAAAGCGGAAGAAGAAACGTGACGGTGTGGCCCAGTCAG TCCCTCTGAGCCACCAGCCTGAGTACGCGGAGCTGCTCAGGTTTCTCCACCGGCGAGGATTCGCGTCAACGTTGCTGCAACCGGCCCTCTTCTCTG ACACAGGCCGAGGTCTGCAGGCTGTCAGGAGTGTAAAA CCCAACCAACTGTTGATTTCTCTGCCCGAGTCTTGTCTGCTGACAACCTCCACCGTGCTGGACAGCTACCTCGGACACTATATCAAGAG CTGGAAGCGGCGTCCGTCGCCTCTGTTGGCTCTCTGCGTCTTCCTGGTGTGCGAGCGGCACAGAGGCCCGGACGCCGAATGGTGGCCGTACATCCGCGTCCTTCCCGCCTCCTACACGTGTCCCGCCTATTTCGCCCACGCCGCCGCCGCGCTCCTGCCCGTCGGACTGCGGCGGCGAGCTCTGGAGCAGGGGGACGCCGTGCGGGAAATGCACTTGTCCAACCGGGACTTTTTTAG GACTTTGCAGACAGTCCTTAGGCAGCCTGTGGAGGACGTGTTGACCTTTGACGCACTAAG gTGGGCGTGGTGCAGCGTCAACACCCGCTCCGTCTTCATGTGTCAACCGTCCAACGAATTTTTGCGCGGGCCAAATGATTACGCGCTGGCTCCCTTTTTGGATTTGCTCAACCACCGGCCTGACGTGCAG GTTAAAGCTGGTTTCAACCACGAGACCCAAAGTTACGAGATCAGGAGCGCGGGCGGGACGCCGCGCTTCCAGCAGGTCTTCATCAACTACGGTTCCCATGACAACCAGCGCCTGCTGCTGGAGTACGGCTTCGTCGCCCCCGGCAACCCGCACAGCGTGGTCTACGTGGATGCGG AAATGCTGCGCGAGGTTGTGAAGGGAGACACAACAAGTCTGGAGCAGAAGATGAAGTTCCTCGCAGACAACAACTTTCTCAA CAACCTGAGCGTGTGCGATGAAGGTCCCAGCTGGAGGCTGATGACCGTCCTCAGACTGATGTCACTGCCTCAAACTCTCTT TCCCCGGTGGAAGGCGGTGTTGCGCGGCCAGGCGGTGGGCGAGGTGGCCGAGCGCCGGAGCGTCCGGACGGCGGCGGCGTTGTGCCGACGACTCCTGCGAGACACGCTCACGGCTCTCGAGAAGGTTAATGACCACGTTTGGCATTTGCACAG ATCTCCAGCCTTCTCCAACAGGGGGAGCCCTCGCTCAGGGAGCAGCTGCGGGTGGTCGAGTCACTGCGGGTGGAGGAGAAATGCATCCTGGGGAAATGCCTTCACTCACTGGGAGGCTCTCAAGCTGAGGCCTGCCAAACGGACGTAA